The following coding sequences are from one Patescibacteria group bacterium window:
- the rpsI gene encoding 30S ribosomal protein S9, translating into MPTKATAKPARKPAAKAAAKKPTKHTAAGGKIVVKRAVKKVVHKAAVPKVEALHTVAMPAREEYQSTVGRRKTAVARVRYYKLGTGEIVVNNLPVEKYFGYFTWQELAKRPLTIANWQTGRWTIKVQGGGVPAQAHAMAHGIARMLQTLDVDLRASLKKAGMLTRDARVKERKKYGLKRARRAPQWQKR; encoded by the coding sequence ATGCCTACCAAAGCTACTGCCAAGCCAGCCCGCAAACCCGCCGCCAAAGCCGCGGCCAAGAAACCCACCAAGCACACTGCTGCTGGCGGGAAGATTGTGGTGAAGCGCGCGGTGAAGAAAGTAGTCCACAAAGCAGCCGTACCAAAGGTGGAAGCGCTGCACACGGTGGCCATGCCCGCCCGGGAGGAGTACCAGTCAACAGTTGGCCGCCGCAAAACTGCGGTTGCCCGCGTGCGCTACTACAAACTGGGTACCGGGGAAATTGTGGTAAACAACTTGCCCGTGGAAAAGTACTTTGGGTACTTTACCTGGCAAGAGCTGGCCAAGCGCCCGCTGACCATTGCCAACTGGCAAACTGGCCGCTGGACCATCAAAGTCCAAGGCGGTGGCGTTCCCGCCCAGGCGCACGCCATGGCGCACGGCATTGCCCGCATGCTCCAAACTCTGGACGTTGATCTGCGTGCTTCCCTCAAGAAGGCAGGCATGTTGACCCGGGATGCCCGCGTCAAAGAGCGCAAGAAGTACGGTTTGAAGCGTGCTCGCCGCGCCCCGCAGTGGCAGAAGCGTTAA
- the rplQ gene encoding 50S ribosomal protein L17: MRHRKTRPTLDRKAAPRNAMLRQMVASVVLTGRIVSTTAKVRAVQPLVERAVTTAKSNTLAARRQLMRTLPEAAVNKLLTTWGPKFKERKGGYTRRMLIGQRQGDGGHQAMLEFID, from the coding sequence ATGCGCCACCGGAAGACCCGTCCCACTCTTGATCGAAAAGCTGCACCACGCAACGCCATGTTGCGCCAGATGGTGGCGAGTGTTGTGCTGACCGGACGGATTGTGAGCACCACGGCTAAAGTCCGCGCGGTGCAACCTCTAGTGGAGCGCGCCGTGACCACGGCGAAGAGCAACACCCTGGCTGCCCGGCGTCAGCTTATGCGCACCTTGCCGGAAGCTGCAGTCAACAAACTCCTTACCACCTGGGGCCCCAAGTTCAAAGAGCGCAAAGGCGGCTACACTCGCCGCATGCTCATTGGCCAACGCCAAGGCGACGGCGGCCACCAGGCAATGCTTGAATTCATCGACTAA
- a CDS encoding ribonuclease HI family protein — protein sequence MIPIMATVWTDGGARGNPGPAAIGYVMEIEGQTVASVGECIGEATNNVAEYTALLRALNAAKAKDATMVHCFLDSLLVVEQLNRRYKVKDANLAKLFTQVWNQCQQFQKVTFQHIPREQNKRADALVNAALDGKL from the coding sequence ATGATTCCCATCATGGCTACAGTGTGGACAGACGGCGGCGCCCGGGGTAACCCAGGGCCAGCCGCCATTGGCTACGTCATGGAAATTGAAGGGCAGACCGTGGCTTCGGTTGGCGAATGCATCGGCGAAGCCACGAACAATGTTGCTGAGTACACGGCATTACTCCGAGCGCTGAATGCGGCAAAAGCAAAGGACGCGACCATGGTGCATTGTTTCCTGGATAGTCTGTTGGTTGTGGAACAGCTCAACCGGCGGTACAAGGTGAAAGATGCAAACTTGGCCAAACTCTTTACCCAAGTATGGAACCAGTGCCAGCAGTTTCAAAAAGTAACCTTCCAGCATATCCCGCGCGAGCAGAACAAGCGGGCAGACGCCTTGGTCAACGCTGCTCTCGACGGAAAACTGTAG
- the infA gene encoding translation initiation factor IF-1, giving the protein MEVDGIIEELLPSATFRVRLQNGHIILAHLSGRMRMNKIKILPGDSVILEMTPYDLHKGRITYRK; this is encoded by the coding sequence TTGGAGGTTGATGGGATTATTGAAGAACTCCTGCCTTCCGCTACCTTTCGCGTCCGTTTGCAGAACGGCCACATTATTCTGGCGCACCTCTCCGGCCGCATGCGCATGAACAAGATTAAAATTCTCCCCGGGGACTCGGTGATTCTGGAAATGACCCCCTACGACCTGCACAAGGGTCGGATTACCTACCGCAAGTAA
- the rpmJ gene encoding 50S ribosomal protein L36: MKVRASVKPICMKCRVIRRGKKLLVICSNPKHKQRQG; the protein is encoded by the coding sequence ATGAAAGTTCGCGCCTCTGTTAAACCCATTTGCATGAAATGCCGCGTCATTCGACGGGGCAAGAAGCTGCTGGTCATTTGCAGTAACCCCAAGCATAAGCAACGTCAAGGCTAA
- a CDS encoding alpha/beta fold hydrolase has product MLINLALILFVAAVVALIVAAWKIADSLIKSPREIRPEDWVTFGFHPEFVRFAATDKVQLSGAFIKGNRPETILLLHGYSHSKTQLLPQAKLLHAQGYNLFLFDFRGSGESGGDYITFGEEEQRDLVGAVDYLRSRKDIDTDRLGIFGFSMGGSVALLKGGELPGVRAIIVDSSYAEFTSLIKMSFKEYLGKFPFFPLGNLVLYLIKVRTGAYFANIKPFQNVHKLGSIPLLVIHGTADRTVPFWDALRVQGSATGPAELMVVQGAGHNDTFATGGDRYAKKVVGFFQTHLGE; this is encoded by the coding sequence ATGCTCATCAACCTTGCCCTCATTCTCTTCGTGGCTGCGGTGGTCGCGCTCATCGTGGCCGCCTGGAAAATTGCAGATAGCCTTATCAAAAGTCCGCGGGAGATCCGTCCGGAGGATTGGGTGACGTTTGGTTTCCACCCAGAGTTTGTCCGCTTTGCTGCAACGGACAAGGTACAGCTGTCTGGTGCCTTCATCAAAGGCAACCGGCCAGAAACCATTCTCCTCCTCCACGGGTACAGCCATTCCAAAACCCAGCTTCTCCCCCAAGCCAAACTCCTGCACGCGCAAGGGTACAATCTCTTTCTCTTTGACTTCCGTGGTTCAGGTGAGAGTGGAGGAGACTACATTACCTTTGGCGAAGAAGAGCAGCGAGATTTGGTGGGTGCTGTTGATTACCTGCGCTCCCGAAAAGACATTGATACAGACCGCCTGGGTATTTTTGGTTTTTCCATGGGTGGTTCGGTCGCCTTGCTCAAGGGTGGTGAATTGCCAGGTGTGCGAGCAATTATTGTGGACTCCAGTTACGCGGAATTCACCTCACTCATTAAAATGAGTTTCAAAGAGTACTTGGGTAAATTTCCTTTTTTTCCACTTGGGAACTTAGTGCTGTACCTCATTAAGGTTCGGACCGGTGCGTACTTTGCGAACATCAAACCTTTCCAAAATGTGCACAAACTTGGCAGCATTCCGTTGCTCGTCATTCATGGCACTGCTGACCGCACCGTACCGTTCTGGGATGCCCTGCGCGTCCAAGGCAGTGCCACAGGCCCTGCTGAGCTAATGGTAGTCCAAGGGGCTGGGCATAATGATACATTTGCCACGGGCGGGGATAGGTATGCCAAAAAAGTTGTGGGCTTTTTCCAAACCCACTTAGGCGAGTAA
- the rplM gene encoding 50S ribosomal protein L13 encodes MRKPSPPQTIVTLDASGKVLGRFATQVAVYLMGKHRPSYRPDAITGDRVVVENAKKIMVTGNKLTQKHYHHFSGYPGGLRSTNLRDKLAKDPTSIIILAVKRMLPNNRQRALLLKRLTVKP; translated from the coding sequence ATGCGTAAACCCTCACCACCACAAACGATTGTGACTCTGGATGCCAGCGGCAAAGTCCTGGGTCGTTTTGCAACCCAAGTTGCCGTCTATCTCATGGGCAAGCACCGTCCTAGCTACCGGCCAGATGCCATTACTGGCGACCGGGTGGTGGTGGAAAATGCCAAGAAGATTATGGTGACCGGCAACAAGCTCACCCAGAAGCACTACCACCACTTCTCCGGCTACCCCGGTGGCTTGCGCAGCACCAACCTGCGAGACAAGCTTGCTAAAGATCCAACCTCCATCATCATTCTGGCCGTGAAGCGCATGCTGCCCAACAACCGGCAGCGCGCGCTCCTGCTCAAGCGGCTCACCGTCAAACCGTAA
- the recJ gene encoding single-stranded-DNA-specific exonuclease RecJ, which translates to MQTTWRVAEPVPEEVRRQFPELNPIVLQLLWNRNLRTQATMDEFVQPDWGKDIHDPFLFRDMQKAVDRILQAIAKKERIIVHGDYDADGVCSAAVLTTTLSALGADVDVYLPHREREGYGLNLQTIEHLKKNHAAQLIITCDCGTSNAAEVARAHELGMDVIITDHHHAPAVMPKPYAIINPQLPDCGYPFPHLAGSGVAFKVAQALLRKCGQKILNGLSIEGFEKWLLDFVAISTITDFMPLIGENRTLVKFGLVVLRKSPRPGLRAMAEVSSMKQENIDTTTIGFQIGPRLNAAGRMDHASTAYRLLVAPDASEATALAIALNTSNAERQKLTETILREAKQSIGEVTSSKRMLIAKGDQWPVGILGLVAGKLADAYHRPVLVMSAHGEEFVGSGRSIPQFHITEALLRHKELLVRYGGHAGACGFTLRVDAVDTFIQAMEQDTSERVTEADLEKDIRIDADIPLQHVDWELFDVMDQFEPFGEGNPKPVFATRHMTITDLQPVGKEGKHLRIHVNHVVPEVRKFIAFGAGLTWGKDLTVGDKVDIAYTVDKNEWNGTRELQLKVVDLHRHNLDV; encoded by the coding sequence ATGCAGACGACATGGCGGGTGGCAGAGCCGGTGCCTGAGGAGGTGCGGCGGCAATTCCCAGAACTCAACCCAATTGTGCTCCAATTACTCTGGAACCGGAACCTTCGTACCCAAGCGACGATGGACGAATTTGTGCAGCCCGACTGGGGGAAGGACATTCATGATCCTTTCCTGTTTCGGGATATGCAGAAGGCCGTGGATCGAATCCTCCAGGCGATTGCAAAGAAAGAACGGATTATTGTCCACGGTGACTACGACGCAGATGGTGTGTGCAGCGCCGCAGTGCTGACGACTACCCTGTCCGCCCTGGGTGCAGACGTGGACGTGTACTTGCCGCACCGGGAACGGGAAGGGTATGGCCTGAACCTGCAGACCATTGAGCACCTGAAGAAGAATCACGCCGCGCAGCTCATTATCACCTGTGACTGCGGCACCAGCAACGCGGCTGAAGTCGCCCGTGCGCACGAGCTTGGTATGGACGTGATCATTACCGATCACCACCACGCCCCGGCAGTCATGCCCAAGCCGTACGCCATTATCAATCCGCAATTACCTGACTGTGGTTACCCCTTCCCACACCTGGCTGGTTCAGGCGTGGCATTCAAAGTTGCGCAGGCGTTGCTCCGCAAGTGTGGACAAAAAATACTCAATGGTTTAAGCATCGAAGGTTTTGAAAAATGGCTGCTGGATTTCGTAGCCATTAGCACCATCACGGACTTCATGCCGCTCATTGGCGAAAACCGAACCCTGGTGAAGTTTGGCTTGGTGGTGCTGCGAAAGTCGCCGCGTCCGGGTTTGCGTGCCATGGCAGAGGTCAGCAGTATGAAGCAGGAGAATATTGATACCACCACCATTGGTTTTCAAATTGGCCCACGCTTGAATGCCGCTGGGCGGATGGATCATGCCAGTACGGCGTACCGTTTGCTGGTCGCCCCAGATGCATCTGAAGCAACTGCCTTGGCCATTGCGTTGAATACCAGCAATGCTGAACGACAGAAACTTACCGAAACAATTTTGCGGGAAGCAAAGCAATCCATTGGCGAGGTCACCTCATCAAAGCGGATGCTCATTGCCAAAGGCGATCAGTGGCCAGTGGGGATTCTGGGCTTGGTGGCCGGAAAGTTAGCTGACGCGTACCACCGGCCGGTATTGGTCATGTCTGCCCATGGGGAGGAGTTTGTGGGTTCAGGTCGCAGTATTCCGCAGTTTCACATTACCGAAGCCTTGCTCCGTCACAAAGAGTTGCTTGTGAGGTACGGTGGCCATGCTGGTGCGTGCGGCTTCACTCTCCGGGTTGATGCGGTGGACACATTTATCCAGGCAATGGAGCAGGACACCAGCGAGCGCGTGACTGAAGCTGATTTGGAAAAAGACATTCGGATTGATGCAGACATTCCGCTGCAGCACGTGGACTGGGAGCTCTTTGATGTGATGGATCAGTTTGAACCTTTTGGCGAAGGTAACCCCAAGCCCGTCTTCGCCACCCGGCACATGACTATCACCGACCTGCAACCAGTGGGTAAAGAGGGGAAGCACCTGCGCATTCACGTGAACCACGTCGTGCCCGAAGTGCGCAAGTTCATTGCCTTTGGCGCGGGGCTCACTTGGGGGAAGGATCTGACAGTAGGTGATAAAGTGGATATTGCCTACACCGTGGACAAGAATGAGTGGAACGGAACCCGGGAATTACAATTGAAGGTTGTTGATCTTCACCGTCACAATCTAGACGTATGA
- the rpsK gene encoding 30S ribosomal protein S11, with product MSDDQAKVLPEFSTELPGAPVAPEVEATAPAKKKRKKSKKFVQHGIAFVQATYNNTIVSIADLNGNVIGWRSAGAAGFRGPKKGTPYAAGVIVRQLMEKIKDVGLRQVDVRVKGIGSGREAAIRALVGNGLAITSIKDVTPIPHNGVRAPKVRRV from the coding sequence ATGTCTGACGACCAAGCAAAAGTCTTACCCGAATTTAGCACCGAACTTCCCGGCGCTCCTGTTGCACCTGAGGTGGAAGCCACGGCTCCAGCCAAAAAGAAGCGCAAGAAGTCCAAGAAGTTCGTGCAGCACGGCATTGCTTTTGTGCAAGCCACCTACAACAACACCATTGTGAGCATTGCGGATTTGAATGGGAACGTCATTGGCTGGCGCTCTGCCGGCGCCGCAGGTTTTCGCGGCCCCAAGAAGGGCACACCGTACGCCGCCGGGGTGATTGTTCGCCAGCTCATGGAGAAGATTAAGGACGTGGGGTTGCGCCAGGTGGATGTCCGCGTCAAAGGCATTGGCAGTGGCCGGGAAGCCGCGATCCGCGCCCTGGTTGGCAATGGTTTAGCAATTACGTCAATCAAAGATGTCACGCCCATTCCGCACAACGGTGTTCGGGCACCTAAAGTTCGCCGCGTCTAA
- a CDS encoding alanine--tRNA ligase produces the protein MQLKDIRSKFLHFFETRKHRVILSSSLIPANDPSVLLTTAGMQQFKPYMLGERDPKADLGGRRFTSVQKCFRTSDIDEVGDATHLTFFEMLGNFSVGDYFKKEAIAYAWEFCTKVAHVAEDRMWATYFHGDDVRVKKVKTHLPADSESAKLWQQYLPKERIAGYGHDANFWGPPGQTGPCGPCTEIHIDRTGTPCDLGAKCLPNCNCGRFLEVWNLVLMQYEKNAEGAYIELPMKNIDTGMGLERLAMILQGKDSVFQTEAFAHIIDVVKADPHFALTGVDVEDVRRLRIVSDHLKAAIFLRADEVRFSNKEQGYILRRIFRRACDQYLHPNPDLSAVFDAVAKEYGHAYPELEQKRQAILEDFQKEYGNYEKVRLMDIGKLVKQLPRDHVLGQVETPQGESHIQITGKAAVQLFTTYGTSVDQLRQKGFAFDQADFEIELDKHRGVSRAGATSKFGGHGLYSADLTDEERKIATRLHTATHLLQQALRDVLGPEVQQDGSDITPERLRFDFRYPQKMTPEQILQVETIVNAKIKEDLPVEKQEMPIKDALAAGALAFFKEKYPEKVTVYSVGNYSKELCGGPHVTHTGELGSFKIQSEKSVSAGVRRIKAVVG, from the coding sequence ATGCAGCTGAAGGATATTCGTTCAAAATTCTTGCATTTCTTTGAAACGCGGAAGCACCGGGTGATATTGTCGTCCTCGCTCATTCCCGCAAATGACCCATCCGTTTTGCTCACCACTGCGGGTATGCAGCAGTTCAAGCCATACATGCTGGGGGAGCGGGATCCCAAGGCAGACTTGGGTGGCCGCCGGTTCACCAGCGTGCAGAAGTGCTTCCGCACCTCGGACATTGACGAAGTGGGGGATGCCACGCACCTAACCTTCTTTGAAATGCTGGGGAACTTTAGCGTGGGGGATTACTTCAAGAAAGAAGCCATTGCCTACGCCTGGGAATTTTGCACAAAAGTGGCACACGTCGCTGAAGACCGGATGTGGGCAACGTACTTCCACGGGGATGACGTGCGGGTGAAGAAAGTGAAAACGCACTTACCTGCCGACAGTGAATCAGCCAAGCTCTGGCAGCAGTACTTGCCCAAGGAACGCATTGCTGGGTACGGGCATGATGCAAACTTCTGGGGTCCACCCGGCCAGACTGGCCCTTGCGGCCCGTGTACGGAAATCCACATTGACCGGACGGGTACGCCGTGTGACTTGGGGGCCAAGTGCTTGCCCAATTGCAATTGTGGTCGGTTCCTGGAAGTCTGGAATTTGGTACTTATGCAGTATGAGAAGAATGCTGAGGGCGCGTATATTGAATTGCCCATGAAGAATATTGACACGGGTATGGGTTTGGAACGCTTGGCTATGATCTTGCAGGGGAAGGACAGCGTTTTCCAAACCGAAGCGTTCGCACATATTATTGACGTGGTGAAAGCCGACCCGCACTTCGCGTTGACGGGTGTTGATGTGGAAGATGTGCGCCGCTTGCGCATTGTCTCAGACCACTTGAAGGCCGCGATCTTCCTCCGCGCGGATGAAGTGCGTTTTAGTAACAAAGAGCAGGGTTACATTCTGCGCCGCATTTTTCGCCGAGCCTGTGACCAGTACCTCCACCCAAATCCAGATTTGTCAGCAGTCTTTGATGCGGTGGCGAAAGAGTACGGGCATGCCTACCCCGAGCTGGAGCAGAAGCGCCAAGCGATTTTGGAAGACTTCCAAAAAGAGTATGGGAATTATGAGAAAGTCCGGCTCATGGATATTGGCAAACTGGTAAAGCAGTTGCCGCGGGACCATGTCCTTGGGCAAGTGGAAACGCCGCAAGGGGAGTCCCACATCCAAATTACTGGCAAAGCAGCCGTCCAATTGTTCACGACCTACGGCACGTCCGTGGATCAGTTGCGCCAAAAAGGCTTTGCCTTTGACCAGGCAGACTTTGAAATTGAACTGGACAAGCATCGCGGTGTGTCCCGCGCCGGCGCCACCAGCAAATTTGGCGGCCATGGTTTGTACAGCGCTGATTTGACGGACGAGGAACGAAAAATTGCCACGCGGTTGCACACGGCCACCCACTTGCTGCAGCAAGCTCTGCGCGACGTACTGGGTCCAGAGGTGCAGCAGGACGGGTCAGACATTACCCCAGAGCGTTTACGTTTTGACTTCCGTTACCCCCAGAAAATGACGCCAGAGCAGATTCTCCAGGTGGAAACCATTGTGAACGCCAAAATCAAGGAAGACTTACCTGTGGAAAAACAGGAAATGCCCATCAAAGACGCCCTCGCAGCCGGGGCTTTAGCTTTTTTCAAAGAGAAGTACCCAGAGAAGGTTACGGTCTATTCTGTGGGAAATTACTCCAAGGAACTCTGTGGCGGCCCGCACGTGACGCATACGGGGGAGCTGGGCAGCTTTAAGATCCAGTCGGAGAAGTCAGTTTCCGCCGGGGTACGGCGGATAAAGGCAGTGGTTGGGTAG
- a CDS encoding DNA-directed RNA polymerase subunit alpha, which produces MERIQLPSKISFTDTEPNVTDVVIEPCFPGYGTTLGNALRRVLLSSLPGAAITAVKITNATHEFATVPHVKEDVVDLILNLKGVRLAVHEGEGGTVMLKVKGEKVATAGDIKCPANIEIRNPEHVIATLTDKAADLEIECTVGVGRGYVPVEQREKERLDLGVIAVDAIYTPVRNVNFAVEHVRVGQMTNYDKVTLTIRTDGTITPAAAFGDATHILVDHFQHLLESVPAVAVAEVADEKPAKKKKATKKEKAEDAE; this is translated from the coding sequence ATGGAACGCATCCAACTCCCATCCAAAATTTCCTTCACCGACACCGAGCCCAACGTTACGGACGTGGTCATTGAACCATGCTTCCCTGGCTACGGCACCACGCTGGGCAATGCCCTGCGTCGCGTCCTCCTGTCCTCGTTACCTGGCGCTGCAATTACCGCGGTGAAGATTACCAATGCCACGCATGAATTTGCCACAGTTCCACATGTGAAAGAAGACGTGGTGGACCTCATTTTGAACCTCAAAGGCGTACGCTTGGCTGTGCACGAAGGGGAAGGCGGCACCGTGATGCTGAAGGTGAAGGGTGAGAAGGTTGCAACCGCTGGGGACATTAAGTGCCCAGCCAACATTGAAATCCGCAACCCTGAGCATGTCATTGCTACCCTAACCGACAAAGCTGCCGATTTGGAAATTGAGTGCACGGTTGGCGTTGGCCGTGGGTACGTCCCCGTGGAGCAGCGCGAGAAAGAGCGGTTGGATCTGGGCGTGATTGCTGTGGATGCGATTTACACTCCAGTGCGCAATGTGAACTTTGCCGTGGAGCACGTCCGCGTTGGCCAAATGACCAACTACGACAAAGTGACATTGACCATCCGCACGGACGGTACCATCACCCCCGCAGCTGCCTTTGGTGATGCCACGCATATCCTGGTTGACCACTTCCAACATTTGCTCGAGTCCGTTCCTGCTGTTGCGGTTGCTGAAGTAGCAGACGAAAAACCTGCGAAGAAAAAGAAAGCAACCAAGAAAGAGAAAGCTGAAGACGCTGAATAA
- the rpsD gene encoding 30S ribosomal protein S4: MARTLGPKHKRCRRYGVKLCDAAKCPVTRRPYPTGQHGPKGASRMSEYGTQLAEKQKARAIYGLLERQFSNYFVKAKRKKGDTGQHLLQLLERRLDNAVFRAGFAATHAQARQYVGHGMVMVNGKRVTIPSFSLKVGEVITLKPTARVKAQVQERLKGVHEAVPTWLTVDMEKVSATLARLPERDDVQQPLNMQLIVEFYSR, from the coding sequence ATGGCTCGTACTCTTGGTCCAAAACATAAGCGCTGCCGTCGGTACGGCGTGAAACTCTGCGACGCTGCGAAGTGTCCAGTCACCCGTCGTCCCTACCCAACCGGGCAGCACGGCCCCAAGGGCGCGTCCCGCATGTCCGAGTATGGCACCCAGCTGGCCGAGAAGCAGAAAGCCCGCGCCATCTACGGTTTGCTGGAACGGCAATTTTCAAACTACTTTGTGAAAGCCAAGCGGAAGAAAGGCGACACTGGCCAGCACTTGCTGCAGCTCCTGGAGCGCCGGCTGGACAATGCCGTGTTCCGCGCTGGCTTTGCCGCCACGCACGCCCAGGCCCGGCAGTACGTGGGCCACGGCATGGTCATGGTGAATGGCAAGCGCGTCACCATTCCTTCCTTCAGCCTGAAAGTTGGCGAAGTGATTACCCTCAAACCCACGGCCCGGGTGAAAGCCCAGGTGCAGGAACGTTTGAAAGGCGTGCACGAAGCCGTGCCTACCTGGTTGACCGTGGACATGGAAAAAGTGTCAGCCACGCTGGCTCGGCTCCCCGAACGGGATGACGTGCAGCAGCCGCTCAACATGCAGCTCATCGTCGAATTTTACTCTCGCTAG
- a CDS encoding flippase, translated as MTKPEPTTETNSGQSRILRNTSYLTGAFVLQKVISFVYYTVVVNHIGVSRSGEYDPLKSLIPIALILIDFSLSQVVTREIARNPGRMKSILGNVLGLKLLFTLVVMTAFGFVTNFGNFSQDVQSSLYLVALIVGFDTFTLTFFAVLRGLQNMKYEAMGMIINQVLAVGIGYTTLRLDLGLRGIFFATLLGSAANFAWSTYALRRFAKVWPRLYWDVVLVKELLKLAVPFAIAAMLVKVYTYTDRYLLLIQKGSIAVGYYAVAHKLTFALEFLPSAFAAGLYPAMSNFYVSSKEKLADTFERAMVYMMIISVPMSLGIFVLASSFVGLAFKDFFAPSADPLRILILSLPVIFMNFPVGTLLNASNRTRFNTISMGITVLVNLSLNTLLITRYSYMGAAVATFISGTVLFCMGMYWTKGVIDVPWRRLLHRLGRVYLSAVVAGAAIFPIRNAFPIFVSGRRADVVLWTLLFVIIYVAGLLYFKGVKREELAAIWKIIRRKSAIAKADGPAAGK; from the coding sequence ATGACCAAGCCCGAACCTACAACCGAAACCAACAGCGGCCAAAGTCGCATTTTGCGGAACACGTCGTACCTGACGGGGGCTTTTGTGCTGCAGAAGGTTATCTCCTTTGTCTACTACACGGTCGTCGTCAACCACATTGGCGTGTCCCGGTCTGGGGAGTACGATCCGCTCAAGTCGCTCATTCCCATTGCCCTCATCCTCATTGACTTCTCCTTGTCCCAGGTGGTCACCCGGGAAATTGCCCGCAACCCTGGGCGGATGAAATCCATTCTGGGCAACGTGCTGGGGCTTAAGCTCCTGTTCACCCTGGTGGTCATGACTGCCTTTGGGTTTGTCACCAACTTTGGGAACTTCAGCCAGGACGTGCAGTCTTCGCTCTACCTCGTTGCGCTCATCGTTGGCTTTGACACGTTCACCCTCACGTTCTTCGCCGTGCTCCGGGGTTTGCAGAACATGAAGTACGAGGCCATGGGCATGATCATCAACCAAGTCCTGGCCGTGGGCATTGGCTACACCACCCTGCGCCTGGACCTGGGTCTGCGCGGCATTTTCTTTGCCACCCTGCTGGGTTCTGCTGCAAACTTCGCCTGGTCCACCTACGCCCTGCGCCGGTTCGCCAAAGTCTGGCCGCGGTTATACTGGGATGTGGTGCTGGTCAAAGAGTTGCTCAAACTGGCTGTCCCGTTCGCCATTGCTGCCATGCTGGTGAAAGTCTACACCTACACCGACCGGTACTTGCTGCTCATCCAGAAGGGTTCTATTGCGGTTGGGTACTACGCCGTGGCGCACAAGTTGACGTTCGCCCTGGAGTTCCTCCCTTCCGCCTTTGCCGCGGGTTTATACCCAGCCATGAGCAATTTCTACGTAAGTTCCAAGGAGAAACTAGCTGACACCTTTGAGCGCGCAATGGTGTACATGATGATCATTAGCGTGCCCATGTCCTTGGGCATCTTCGTGCTCGCGAGTAGCTTTGTGGGCCTGGCGTTCAAAGACTTCTTTGCTCCGTCCGCAGACCCCCTTCGGATCCTCATCCTCAGCTTGCCGGTCATCTTCATGAACTTCCCGGTGGGTACTTTGCTGAATGCTAGCAACCGCACCCGGTTCAATACCATCAGCATGGGCATCACTGTCTTGGTGAACCTCTCCCTCAATACGTTGCTCATCACTCGGTACTCGTACATGGGCGCAGCTGTGGCAACCTTCATTAGCGGCACCGTCTTGTTCTGCATGGGCATGTACTGGACCAAAGGGGTCATTGACGTGCCCTGGCGCCGTTTGCTGCACCGCCTGGGCCGGGTCTACCTGTCAGCGGTCGTGGCCGGCGCTGCCATTTTCCCCATCCGGAATGCATTCCCCATTTTCGTCAGCGGCCGGCGGGCTGACGTGGTGCTGTGGACCTTGCTCTTCGTCATCATCTACGTGGCCGGTCTGTTGTACTTCAAAGGTGTGAAGCGGGAAGAGCTGGCTGCCATTTGGAAAATCATTCGGCGCAAGTCTGCCATTGCCAAAGCTGACGGACCTGCAGCCGGGAAGTAG
- the rpsM gene encoding 30S ribosomal protein S13 yields the protein MAARIAGVTLPNKPIRIALRYIYGIGPTLAERILAEAKVNPQTRTNDLSDTDVNKLRELVEKGHKVEGDLRRDILMNIKRLKEINSHRGMRHARNLPVRGQRTKTNSRTTRGNVRRTMGSGRKPSAEKT from the coding sequence ATGGCTGCACGTATCGCCGGTGTCACCCTTCCAAATAAACCCATCCGCATTGCCTTGCGGTACATTTATGGCATTGGGCCCACCCTGGCTGAGCGGATTTTGGCTGAGGCAAAAGTGAATCCCCAGACGCGGACCAATGATCTGAGTGATACGGACGTGAACAAGTTGCGTGAACTGGTGGAAAAAGGCCACAAGGTAGAAGGGGATCTGCGACGTGACATTCTCATGAACATCAAGCGTTTGAAAGAAATCAACTCGCACCGGGGCATGCGCCACGCGCGCAACTTGCCGGTTCGCGGCCAACGCACCAAGACCAATTCCCGCACCACGCGTGGTAACGTCCGCCGCACCATGGGCAGTGGCCGCAAACCTTCAGCAGAAAAGACCTAA